The proteins below come from a single Alnus glutinosa chromosome 9, dhAlnGlut1.1, whole genome shotgun sequence genomic window:
- the LOC133876884 gene encoding receptor like protein 22-like: MRLAVFSWLFLIPIYSPFLISICVFGVSGQCFGNQQSLLLQLKNNLTFDPAMSNKLVKWNQSADCCSWEGVTCHEGRVIGLDLTSESISGGLDDSSSLFSLQYLQSLDLAYNDFNSSQIPSKFDKLTNLSDLNLANAGFAGQITSTQWEELLNLETLDLSYNSLNGDIPVSLFHLPSLQVLQLSNNQFSGQLKEFSNISSYKLLQLDLSNNELEGPIPISIFGLRGLATLILSSNNFDGSNLLDEYSGFNLSSSHCPPWLGLASCKLKKIPDFCRNQSKLYILDLSRNQIYGEMPNWIWKLPHLRFLNLSYNNLVTLKGPISNISTIFKTRSLDFRSNQFQGQLPVLPPVSYLDFSMNNFHSILPASIGQSLEFTQFFSISSNKLYGSIPGSICNATNLRFLDLSDNYFSGTIPQCLTEMSGALLQVLSLRRNNLNGSIPDTFSESCNLQTLAINKNHLEGKLPKSLKNCHSLEVLDIGNNHIEDTFPFYLNGLAALKVLILRSNKFYGPIDHPELAPCPKLQIIDVASNNFTGHLPIVLLSTWTTLTDHAHEANSKLNHIQIGIGSFYYQETVTVTSKGLEVELVKILTIFTTIDFSCNNFDGPIPKEIGEFKLLYILNLSHNAFTGQIPTSLGKLSNLETLDLSSNKFTGEIPMQLANGLIFLSVLNLSFNQLVGPIPFIKQFATFSENSFKGNERLCGLPLKSQCSHEEPRLSPPTTYEESHRSMIEWNYISAELGFSFGFGIVMGPLMFWKRWRIWYYKHVDDILFKIFPKLYLGNEYRRRPAVNNQQQRH, from the coding sequence ATGAGACTTGCGGTCTTTTCGTGGCTTTTCTTGATCCCCATTTACTCACCTTTCCTAATTAGCATTTGTGTCTTTGGCGTGTCTGGGCAATGTTTCGGCAATCAGCAGTCCTTGTTACTGCAATTGAAGAACAACCTTACATTCGATCCTGCTATGTCCAACAAACTTGTTAAGTGGAATCAAAGTGCTGATTGTTGTTCTTGGGAAGGCGTCACCTGTCATGAGGGACGTGTTATTGGTCTCGACCTGACCAGTGAATCCATCTCGGGTGGACTTGACGATTCAAGCAGTCTCTTTAGTCTTCAGTATCTCCAGAGCCTGGATTTGGCTTACAATGACTTCAACTCTTCTCAAATTCCATCAAAGTTTGACAAGTTGACGAATTTGAGTGATTTGAATCTAGCAAATGCTGGCTTTGCAGGGCAGATTACTTCCACTCAGTGGGAAGAACTTCTGAATCTAGAGACTCTTGATTTAAGTTACAATTCATTGAACGGGGATATTCCAGTTTCATTGTTTCACCTCCCATCATTGCAGGTATTACAACTTTCCAATAACCAATTTTCTGGGCAACTCAAGGAATTTTCCAACATTTCTTCTTACAAACTACTACAGCTTGATTTGAGCAATAACGAGTTGGAAGGGCCAATACCCATATCTATCTTTGGACTTCGAGGTCTTGCAACCCTCATTCTTTCTTCGAACAACTTTGATGGCTCCAATTTGTTGGATGAATATAGTGGTTTTAACCTTTCGTCTTCCCACTGTCCCCCTTGGTTAGGCTTGGCTTCTtgcaagttgaaaaaaattcctGATTTCTGTAGAAACCAATCCAAATTATACATTTTAGACCTTTCAAGGAACCAGATATATGGAGAGATGCCTAATTGGATCTGGAAACTTCCCCATCTTAGATTTCTAAATCTCTCCTATAACAACTTGGTCACTCTCAAAGGACCTATCTCCAATATCTCTACTATTTTTAAGACAAGATCTCTAGACTTTCGCTCCAACCAGTTCCAAGGCCAACTCCCAGTTCTCCCACCTGTCAGCTACTTGGATTTCTCCATGAATAATTTTCATTCTATCTTACCAGCTAGCATTGGCCAGTCCCTTGAATTCACacaattcttttctatttcaagTAATAAATTATATGGGAGTATCCCTGGATCCATATGCAATGCTACAAATCTTCGATTTCTGGATCTGTCTGATAATTACTTCAGTGGCACAATTCCCCAATGCTTGACTGAGATGAGTGGGGCACTTCTTCAGGTGTTGAGTCTAAGGAGAAACAATCTCAATGGCTCAATTCCTGATACATTTTCAGAGTCTTGTAATTTACAAACTTTAGCTATCAATAAAAACCATCTAGAGGGAAAGTTACCGAAATCTCTGAAGAATTGCCATTCATTGGAGGTCTTGGACATTGGGAATAACCACATCGAGGACACCTTCCCATTTTACTTGAATGGATTAGCCGCATTGAAGGTTCTTATTTTGCGATCTAACAAATTTTATGGGCCCATTGATCATCCAGAGCTTGCCCCTTGCCCGAAGCTTCAAATCATAGATGTGGCTTCAAACAATTTTACTGGTCACCTTCCAATAGTACTCCTTTCTACTTGGACGACGTTGACTGATCATGCACATGAGGccaactcaaaactcaatcacATCCAAATTGGTATTGGTAGTTTTTATTATCAAGAAACCGTAACAGTTACTAGCAAGGGTTTAGAGGTAGAGCTAGTGAAGATCTTAACTATCTTCACCACCATTGATTTTTCTTGCAACAACTTTGATGGTCCTATAcctaaagaaattggagaaTTCAAATTGTTATATATTCTCAACTTGTCACATAATGCTTTCACAGGCCAAATCCCAACATCTCTGGGGAAATTAAGTAATCTTGAGACACTAGACTTATCAAGCAACAAGTTTACTGGAGAGATTCCTATGCAACTCGCCAATGGTCTTATTTTCCTTTCGGTCCTCAACCTTTCGTTCAACCAATTGGTGGGACCTATTCCATTTATCAAGCAATTTGCTACATTTTCGGAAAATTCCTTCAAAGGAAACGAAAGATTATGTGGGTTGCCTTTGAAATCCCAGTGCTCACATGAGGAGCCACGATTGTCACCTCCAACGACATATGAAGAATCTCATAGGAGTATGATTGAGTGGAATTACATAAGTGCTGAACTAGGAtttagttttggttttggaattgtaATGGGGCCCCTTATGTTTTGGAAGAGGTGGAGGATATGGTATTACAAACATGTTGATGACATTCTTTTCAAGATCTTTCCTAAACTGTATCTTGGAAATGAATATCGTCGAAGACCAGCAGTCAACAATCAACAACAGAGGCACTAG
- the LOC133876885 gene encoding receptor-like protein 6, whose amino-acid sequence MTSNKLVKWNQSVDCCSWEGVTCHEGRVIGLDLANESIWDSGLDDSSSLFSLQHLQSLSLAYNYFNYSQIPSQFDKLANLSYLNLSYAWFAGQIPIAISRLTRLVTLDLSSNYYSLYLENPNLNMLVQNLSELIELHLDGVAISTQGKEWCHALSSSLPNLRVLSLSHCNLSGPIDSSLRNLKSLSIIRLNWNYFSSPVPIFFADFKNLTSLKVSSSWLNGTFPKKIFQIPMLQTLDLSGNDLRGSLPYSIGNLKMLSTIDLSNCNFSGSIPDSLASLTQLVYLDMSSNMFSGSIPVFSMAKNLTNLNLSSNNLTGQITSTQWEELLKLEYLRLYKNSLNGNIPVSLFSLPSLQYLGLWSNQFSGQLKEFSNVSSYTLEYIFLDDNQLEGTIPMSIFEFRGLEGLSLGSNKFNNSLDLSVIQPLKNLYYLDLSHINLLTEYNDFNLSLSSVQLHTLILASCKLKKFPNFLRNQSYLSFLDLSNNQIYGELATSIIQFVASTQYLSLSSNKFYGSIPRLICNATYIELIDLSNNSFGGEIPQCLIEMSGIELEVLNLRKNKLNGTIPNAFPDNCGLQTLALNKNQLEGGLPKSLANCSKLEVLDIGNNHIEDTFPFYLNHTSLRVLVLRSNKFYGPISHPKLNAPWPMLQIVDVASNNFIGKLPIMLFSSCMAMIDRAYEAHSRLSYLGFGVLGFYYHETITITIKDLELELVKILTIFTNLDFSCNKFDGPIPEEIGELTLLYTLNLSHNTLTGQIPASLGKLSNLESLDLSNNELTGKIPVQLANGLIFLSVLNLSFNQLVGQIPFIKQFATFSENSFKGNERLCGLPLKSQCSHEEPRLSPPTFEEPHKSMIDWNYVSAELGFVFGFGFVVGSLMFWKRWRIWYYKHVDDILFKIFPKLYLGNEYRRRPALNNQQPRHYL is encoded by the coding sequence ATGACGTCCAACAAACTTGTTAAGTGGAATCAAAGTGTTGATTGCTGTTCATGGGAAGGCGTAACCTGTCATGAGGGACGTGTTATTGGTCTCGACCTTGCCAATGAGTCCATCTGGGATAGTGGACTAGACGATTCAAGTAGCCTCTTCAGTCTTCAGCATCTCCAGAGCCTGAGTTTGGCTTACAACTATTTCAACTATTCTCAGATTCCATCACAGTTTGACAAGCTGGCAAATTTGAGTTATTTGAATCTATCATACGCTTGGTTTGCAGGGCAGATTCCTATTGCAATTTCGCGTTTGACAAGGTTGGTTACTCTTGATTTATCTTCCAATTATTATAGCCTTTATCTCGAGAATCCAAATTTAAATATGCTCGTCCAGAACCTTTCGGAGCTTATCGAACTTCATCTTGATGGTGTAGCTATATCGACCCAAGGTAAGGAGTGGTGTCACGCCTTATCATCTTCGTTGCCAAATCTGAGAGTGTTGAGCTTGTCACACTGCAATCTTTCAGGCCCTATTGATTCATCGTTACGGAATCTCAAGTCCCTCTCAATTATTCGTTTAAATTGGAACTACTTTTCTTCTCcagttccaattttttttgcAGATTTCAAAAATCTGACATCTTTGAAAGTCTCCTCTTCTTGGTTGAATGGAACATTTCCAAAAAAGATCTTCCAAATTCCAATGCTACAAACACTTGACTTATCAGGCAATGATTTGCGAGGGTCATTGCCATATTCTATTGGCAATCTTAAAATGTTGTCAACAATAGATCTTTCGAATTGCAATTTCAGTGGATCAATTCCAGACTCATTGGCGAGCCTCACACAATTGGTCTATTTGGACATGTCATCGAACATGTTTAGTGGATCAATTCCAGTATTTAGCATGGCCAAGAATCTGACCAACCTAAACCTTTCTTCCAATAATCTTACTGGTCAGATTACTTCCACTCAGTGGGAAGAACTTTTGAAATTGGAATATCTTCGCTTGTATAAAAATTCACTGAATGGGAATATTCCAGTTTCTCTATTTTCCCTTCCATCATTGCAATATTTAGGACTCTGGTCCAACCAATTTTCTGGTCAACTCAAAGAATTTTCCAATGTTTCTTCTTACACtctggaatatatttttttggatgacaaCCAGTTGGAAGGAACAATACCCATGTCTATCTTTGAATTCCGAGGTCTTGAAGGCCTATCACTTGGTTCAAACAAATTTAACAACTCCCTGGACCTTAGTGTGATTCAGCCGTTAAAAAATCTTTACTACCTTGATCTTTCTCACATCAACTTGTTGACTGAATATAATGATTTTAACCTTTCATTATCCTCGGTTCAACTTCATACATTAATTCTCGCTTCTTGCAAGTTGAAAAAATTTCCTAATTTCTTGAGAAACCAATCTTATTTATCCTTTCTAGACCTTTCAAACAACCAAATCTATGGAGAGCTGGCAACAAGCATCATTCAATTCGTTGCCTCTACTCaatatttgtctctttcaaGTAATAAATTCTATGGGAGCATCCCTAGATTAATATGCAATGCTACATATATTGAACTTATAGATCTGTCCAATAATTCCTTTGGTGGCGAAATCCCCCAATGCTTAATTGAGATGAGTGGTATAGAACTTGAGGTGctgaatttaaggaaaaacaaaCTCAACGGCACAATTCCTAATGCATTTCCAGATAATTGTGGTTTACAAACTTTAGCTCTCAATAAAAACCAACTAGAAGGAGGGTTACCAAAATCTTTGGCCAATTGCTCTAAGTTGGAGGTCTTGGACATTGGAAACAACCACATCGAGGATACCTTCCCATTTTACTTGAACCACACATCGTTGAGGGTCCTTGTTTTGCGATCTAACAAATTCTACGGGCCCATTTCTCATCCAAAACTTAATGCCCCCTGGCCGATGCTTCAAATTGTTGACGTAGcttcaaataattttattggTAAACTTCCAATAATGCTTTTTTCGTCTTGCATGGCAATGATTGATCGTGCATATGAGGCGCACTCAAGGCTCAGTTACCTCGGGTTTGGTGTTCTTGGTTTTTACTATCATGAGACGATAACAATTACTATCAAGGATTTAGAGTTGGAGTTGGTGAAGATCCTAACTATCTTCACGAACCTTGACTTCTCTTGCAACAAGTTTGACGGTCCTATACCTGAAGAAATTGGAGAACTCACACTGTTGTATACACTTAACCTGTCGCACAATACTTTAACGGGCCAAATCCCAGCATCTCTGGGAAAATTGAGTAATCTTGAGTCTTTAGACCTGTCAAACAATGAGCTTACTGGTAAGATTCCTGTGCAACTTGCCAATGGTCTTATTTTCTTATCGGTCTTAAACCTTTCATTCAACCAACTGGTGGGACAGATTCCATTCATCAAGCAATTCGCTACATTTTCGGAAAATTCCTTCAAAGGAAACGAAAGATTATGTGGTTTGCCTTTGAAATCACAGTGCTCACATGAGGAGCCACGATTGTCACCTCCAACATTTGAAGAACCTCATAAGAGTATGATCGACTGGAATTACGTAAGTGCTGAACTGggatttgtttttgggtttggatttgTAGTTGGGTCCCTTATGTTTTGGAAGAGATGGAGGATATGGTATTACAAACATGTTGATGACATTCTTTTCAAGATCTTCCCTAAACTGTATCTTGGAAATGAATATCGTCGAAGACCAGCACTCAACAATCAGCAGCCGAGGCATTATTTGTAG